The following is a genomic window from Candidatus Eremiobacterota bacterium.
CGCGCGCACGAGCTGCGCATCACCGCGTACGCGCTCGAGCGCTTGCGCCCGCTGGAGCGGCGCGGCCTTGCGATCTACGGCCCGCCGCGCGCCGAGGACCGGGCCGGCGTGATCTCGTTCAACCTGGGCGACATCCACGCGCACGATCTGGCCTCGATCCTCGACGTCGAAGGAGTCTGCGTCCGCGCCGGCCACCACTGCACGATGCCGCTCATGGAGAAGATGGGCTGGCCCGCAACCGCCCGCGCCTCGTTCTACCTCTACACCACCGAGGAAGACGTCGACGCGCTCGTGCAAGCTCTGGAGAAAGCAGCCGACGTCTTCCGGCTGTCGTAATGGTGATGGACCGAGCGCAGAACAAGCGCCTTTAAAATGGACGACTTCTACAAAGAATATATTCTCGACCACTACCGGAACCCGCGGAACTTCGGGCACTTGGAGCGCGCCGACGCGACCGCCGAAGACTTGAACCCGCTGTGCGGGGACGTGGTGCGGATCGAGCTCGAGCTCGACGACGAGCGGCGCGTGAAGGACGTGAAGTTCAGCGGGAAGGGCTGCGCGATCTCGCAGGCGTCGACCTCGATGCTGACCGAGTCGATCAAGGGCATGAAGCTGGAAGACATCGCGAAGCTGCCGCAAGACGCGGTGCTGGAGAACGTCGGGATCGGGATCAGCCCGACCCGCATGAAGTGCGCGATGCTGGGCCTCAAGGTGCTCAAGAGCGCCGCGCTCGGCGAGATCGCGTCCTGGCCGGACGAAGCGCGCTGAGTTTTTTTCGATTCGCCGCCGCGATCGTCTTCAACGCGCTGGCGTTCACGATCTGGGACGTCGGGACACGGCCGCCGCTGCGGCTCGCGCGCGACGTCGCGCGCGGCGTGCGCGTGCCGCGCGCGCTCGGGTACGGGATCGTCCGCTTTCTGGTCGGCTGCGGGCTGCTGGTCCTCGCGGTCCTCGTGGCGCGGCCGGCGATTCCGAGCTTGCGCGCCTTCACCTTCGTCGAGACGGGGATGCTGATCGCCGCGCTGCTGGTCGAACAGTTCGTCGGGCCCGACCTGCGCAGGAACCTGCGCCGCCGGGCCCGCGTCGTGCGCTCGTAGTTCCGTGACTCAGGCCAATTTGCCCGAGGTCTTCTCCAGCAGCGCCCAGGCCTGCGGGCCGAACTTTCCGGCCCACTTCGTGTAGAATCCCGAGCTCGCGAGCTTGGTGCGGAACCCGCTCGTGTCCGCCTTGTTGATCGTCATCCCGCGCCGCGCGAGCTTCTCCGAGAGCGAGTCGTTGCGCAGCTGGGTGTCGCGGCGCTGCAGCAGCGCGTACTTCGTCAGGTTGCGCTCGACGACCGACTGCACGTCGCGCGGCAGCGCGTTCCAGGCCTCCTGGTTGCCGAGGAAGTGGTACGCCGACCACATGTGGTTGGTGACGCTGACGTACTTCTGCACCTCGTAGAGCCGCCCGACGTCGATGATCGCGTACGGGTTCTCCTGCCCGTCGAAGACGTGGGTCTGCAGCGCGGTGTAGAGCTCGCTGAAGTTCAGCGGCGCGGGCGCGGCGCCGAGCGACTTGAACAGGTCGACCCACAGCTCGCCAGCCGGCGTGCGGATCTTGAACCCCGCCAGATCGCCGACCGCGCGGATCGGCTTGTTCGAGGACGTGATCTGCCGCATCCCGTTCTCCCACATCTTCGGATGCACGTACAACCCGGCGGCGCGGATCGCGGCGCGCACGTGGTCGCCGAGCGCGCCGTCCATCGCGCGGAACGCCTCGGCGGAGTCCTTGAACGCGAAGCCTACGCCTTGAATCGCCGCGACCGGCACGACCGATTGCAAGATCCCGCCGTCGAGGGTGAAGAACTGCAGCGCGCCGGAGCGAATTTGCTGCAGCGCCTGCGTGTCGCCGCCGAGCTGGTTGTTGGGGAAGATCTGGACCTCGAGCCGCCCGCCGGTCTCTTTCGAGACCGCGCTCCAGCACTCGCGCATCCGCACGTTCAGCGGATGGTCGAGCGAGACGTTGCTGGCGTACTTGTACGTCCACTGCGCCGCGCGCGCCGGGGACTTCACCACCGCGACGGAGGCGAGCGCCGCGGCGCTTCCGGCCACGAATCGGCCGCGCGTGATACGTTCGGTCATGATACCATCCTTCATCGAGTTGTCGTGGTCAGTCGAGCATCAGTCCGCCGTCGACCGTCAGCGTCTCTCCGGCGAC
Proteins encoded in this region:
- a CDS encoding SUF system NifU family Fe-S cluster assembly protein, which translates into the protein MDDFYKEYILDHYRNPRNFGHLERADATAEDLNPLCGDVVRIELELDDERRVKDVKFSGKGCAISQASTSMLTESIKGMKLEDIAKLPQDAVLENVGIGISPTRMKCAMLGLKVLKSAALGEIASWPDEAR
- a CDS encoding TRAP transporter substrate-binding protein; amino-acid sequence: MTERITRGRFVAGSAAALASVAVVKSPARAAQWTYKYASNVSLDHPLNVRMRECWSAVSKETGGRLEVQIFPNNQLGGDTQALQQIRSGALQFFTLDGGILQSVVPVAAIQGVGFAFKDSAEAFRAMDGALGDHVRAAIRAAGLYVHPKMWENGMRQITSSNKPIRAVGDLAGFKIRTPAGELWVDLFKSLGAAPAPLNFSELYTALQTHVFDGQENPYAIIDVGRLYEVQKYVSVTNHMWSAYHFLGNQEAWNALPRDVQSVVERNLTKYALLQRRDTQLRNDSLSEKLARRGMTINKADTSGFRTKLASSGFYTKWAGKFGPQAWALLEKTSGKLA